The sequence below is a genomic window from Melioribacteraceae bacterium.
CAGAGTATTTTCAAAAAGAGGGCGGTGATCTTTTTATAGAGGCAGCATGTACTCCAATTCCTCACCCTGACGGAAGCCTTGCCGGTGTTGTTGTTGTCCTAAGTAACATAACAGAATACAAACGGATTGAAATAATTAAAAATCAGTTTGTATCGATGGTTGCTCACGAGTTGAAAACACCACTTGCTGCTGTTCGCGGATTTATCAATATCATACTCGACAGGTCAATCCAACTTACTCCAGAAAAAGAACTTGATTATTTGAACCGGTCTAACAGCCGACTGAAAAGTTTAACAGATCTTGTAAATGATCTGCTCGATATATCAAAGATGGAACTTAAAACCAAAGAGCGTGAGATTACTGAAGTAAATATTGCTGATGTTGTAAGTTCAACTCTGCAAATGCTGGAACTGGAAATATCTCGCAGAGAGTTGAATATAAAATACGAAGCGGATTCTGATCTTCCAATGATCAAAGCCGATTCGAATGAAATTGCAAGGATTGTTACTAACCTGATCAGTAATGCAGTTAAATACAATAAGGATAAAGGGAAGATAGAGGTTTGTCTTACTTCTTCAGGTGGTTATGTTATTCTTAAAGTCAAAGATACCGGGATCGGTATGAAACAGGAGGAAAAGAAAAAATTGTTTACTGAATTCTACAGGGCCAAGAATGAGAGAACACGAGGAATAAGCGGAACAGGATTAGGCCTTAGCATTGTAAAGAGGATAGTCGATTCGTACTTCGGACTTATAGAGATCGAATCGGAATATGGAAAAGGATCAACATTCACAATTAATTTACCTATAAATCTAACTTAACAAAGAGGAGAAGTATATGGCACTAATTGCTATTATTGATGATGATCCCGATATCCTTGACGCGAGTTCTCTGGTGTTAAAATCGAAAGGTCACGATGTTATAACTGCCGGTAATCCAACCGATGGTTACAAAATAGTGAAATCGAAAAAGCCGGCTCTCATAATTCTTGATGTGATGATGGATGAACCGGACGACGGATTTTATCTGGCTCAAAAATTCCGCAAGGAAGGGATTAAAACTCCAATACTTATGTACACTTCGGTTTCGAAAGCAATCGGACTTGATTTCGGAAAAAGCGAGATTGTACCGGTTGACGATTTTGTGGAAAAACCGATATCACCCGAAGAACTCGTTCAGAAAGTTGAAAACCTTCTGAAGAAAAAGGAGGTGAAGTAAGATGCTCGTATTAGAAAAAAATGCTATGACAGACGAAATCGAACAGCTCGTTGAAAAATACGGAAAGGATCGCTCGTCTCTTATACCGATTCTTCAGGATATTCAGAGAAAGCACAAACATATTCCCGATTTTGCGCAGCAGGAAGTTGCTCGACTCCTCGATATTCATCCGGTGGAAGTCTTTAGTGTCATCTCCTTTTATTCGTTCCTCAATACTGTTCCTAAAGGGAAATATATTGTAAGACTCTGTCAGACAATATCTTGCGATTTGCAGGGTAAAAAAATGGTTGCCGCTGCAATAGAACGCGAACTCGGAATTAAATTCGGTGAGACTACAAAGGACTTTAAGTTCACACTTGAATATGCAAATTGTGTCGGTATGTGCGATCAGGGTCCGGCCATGATCGTTAACGAACGGGTCTATTACAAGCTTACTCCGGAAAAAGCTGTTCAGATTCTTAATGAGTTGAAGTGAGGCCGGCAATGGAAAAGAAAAAAAGAAAAGGTGAAGTGATATTTTCAAAATATATCCGCGGCGAAGCCGTTAAGAAAATTCTCAGTCTCTCAAGGGAGGACGTTCTCTTTGAATTGCGCGACTCTAAACTTAAAGGCAGAGGCGGCGCGGGTTTTCCGACGGCTACAAAATGGACGATTGTTGCAGCAGCACTTGCGGATCAGAAGTATATCATTTGTAATGCGGATGAAGGTGAACCGGGCACATTTAAAGATCGGGTCCTCCTGCTTGAATATCCGGAACTGGTATTCGAAGGTATGGTGATTGCTGGATATACAATCGGTGCTACCAAGGGTATTGTTTATTTGAGAGGTGAGTATGAGTATATGTTGAAATCACTTGAAGACTATCTCGAAGTAATGAGAAAGGATAATCTCTTAGGTAAAAACATATTGAATAAAGCAGGATTTGATTTTGACATCCAGATACGTCTTGGTTCGGGTGCATACGTATGCGGTGAAGAAACTGCTCTTATTGAATCTCTTGAAGGAAACAGGGGCGAAGCACGCAACCGCCCTCCTTATCCGGTAAATACCGGATTCATGGGAAAGCCTACAGTTGTAAATAACGTTGAGACTCTTGCTTCTATTCCACACATTGTTACAAAAGGAGGAGAGTGGTTTAGAAAACACGGGACGGATAAATCATCCGGTTCTAAATTGTTCTCAGTTTCGGGGGATTGTGAAAAACCCGGAGTTTATGAATTGCAATGGGGCACTAAAATATCGGAGTTACTCTCTCTCGTAGGTGCAAAAAACACTAAAGCAGTTCAGGTTGGAGGCGCATCGGGAGTGTGTATACCAAAATCGCAGTTCGACAGAACTCTTGCATATGAAGATGTTTCAACAGGCGGCTCGATAATGATATTTAATGATTCGAGGAATATGCTTCATGTTGTTAAAAACTTTATGGAATTTTTTGTTGAGGAATCATGCGGTCAGTGTACTCCGTGCAGAATAGGAAATGTTAAACTCCTTGAAGGAATTGAAATGATCGAAAAAGGGGAATATCGTTTCGGATATATCAATCAGTTGAAAGAACTCGGTAAAACAATGCAGGTTGCTTCAAAATGCGGTTTAGGACAATCGAGCCCGAACGCATTTCTATCAATTCTCGAAAACTTCAAAGACGAAATATTTAACGGAAATGGAGGTGCAAATGGAAAGTAAAGGTGATTTTAGAGCACCGGTTAGTCAAACTCCTCATACAATCGAAAAACCGAAAGATACTTCGGCTATCGGAGGAATGATTACTGTTGAAATAAATGAAAAGAAAATCTCTGTTCCGTTGGGCACAACAATTCTTGATGCTTGTAAACAGGCAGGAATTACCATACCTACATTGTGTCATCATGAAGACCTTTGTGTTGCAGGTGTCTGCCGTGTTTGCGTTGTTGAAGTTGAGGGAATGAGAACGCTCCAGGCTTCCTGCGCATTCCCAATTACCGCACCTATCAAAATTAAAACTTCTACACCGATGGTTAGAAAAGCAAGAAAACATGTTATAGACCTGCTGTTGAGCGAACATTATGGTGAGTGTTATTCCTGTTTTAGAAACGGAAACTGCGAACTTCAGTCCTTAGCTAAAGAATACGGAATCGATCATTATACTTTCGGACATGTAGAAGAACCGAAATATGAGATTGACAATTCATCATATTCGGTAATCCGGGATATGAGTAAATGTATTCTTTGTAAGCGGTGTGTTAGAACCTGTATCGATTTACAGGAAGTAGGCGTTCTCGAAGCGGTTGAAAGAGGCGATAAAACTCATATCGGAACTTTTCTGGAAAAACCTCTTGCCGATGTAATTTGTATCAATTGCGGTCAGTGTATCAACAGATGTCCCACTGCAGCCTTACGTGCGAACGATCCTTCGGATGAAATCTGGGCTGCTATCGATGATCCTAAAAAGCATGTAGTTATACAAACCGCTCCATCACCCCGGGCTGCCATTGGCGAAGAGTTCGGTCTTGGCGCCG
It includes:
- the nuoE gene encoding NADH-quinone oxidoreductase subunit NuoE; protein product: MLVLEKNAMTDEIEQLVEKYGKDRSSLIPILQDIQRKHKHIPDFAQQEVARLLDIHPVEVFSVISFYSFLNTVPKGKYIVRLCQTISCDLQGKKMVAAAIERELGIKFGETTKDFKFTLEYANCVGMCDQGPAMIVNERVYYKLTPEKAVQILNELK
- a CDS encoding NADH-ubiquinone oxidoreductase-F iron-sulfur binding region domain-containing protein: MEKKKRKGEVIFSKYIRGEAVKKILSLSREDVLFELRDSKLKGRGGAGFPTATKWTIVAAALADQKYIICNADEGEPGTFKDRVLLLEYPELVFEGMVIAGYTIGATKGIVYLRGEYEYMLKSLEDYLEVMRKDNLLGKNILNKAGFDFDIQIRLGSGAYVCGEETALIESLEGNRGEARNRPPYPVNTGFMGKPTVVNNVETLASIPHIVTKGGEWFRKHGTDKSSGSKLFSVSGDCEKPGVYELQWGTKISELLSLVGAKNTKAVQVGGASGVCIPKSQFDRTLAYEDVSTGGSIMIFNDSRNMLHVVKNFMEFFVEESCGQCTPCRIGNVKLLEGIEMIEKGEYRFGYINQLKELGKTMQVASKCGLGQSSPNAFLSILENFKDEIFNGNGGANGK
- a CDS encoding ATP-binding protein, with protein sequence MDQNKGNILIVDDEKGLRLGTQRLLEEEGYLVSAAENGTEGLKLGIGADFDVAIIDLKMPDIDGLDVLKEIKQIHPNTVCFIATAFASYDTAIQSTRLGAFGYIQKPFSPEELIYQVEQGIKQRKLILDVERHEREREQNLLELASEKSRLNAIIKSISEGVIVINVNGDVVYHNYSALKMLNLSNLNIGGNIISKLPVQIVDIVKKIFASEKFLIKSYTTEYFQKEGGDLFIEAACTPIPHPDGSLAGVVVVLSNITEYKRIEIIKNQFVSMVAHELKTPLAAVRGFINIILDRSIQLTPEKELDYLNRSNSRLKSLTDLVNDLLDISKMELKTKEREITEVNIADVVSSTLQMLELEISRRELNIKYEADSDLPMIKADSNEIARIVTNLISNAVKYNKDKGKIEVCLTSSGGYVILKVKDTGIGMKQEEKKKLFTEFYRAKNERTRGISGTGLGLSIVKRIVDSYFGLIEIESEYGKGSTFTINLPINLT
- a CDS encoding response regulator; the encoded protein is MALIAIIDDDPDILDASSLVLKSKGHDVITAGNPTDGYKIVKSKKPALIILDVMMDEPDDGFYLAQKFRKEGIKTPILMYTSVSKAIGLDFGKSEIVPVDDFVEKPISPEELVQKVENLLKKKEVK